Below is a window of Cytobacillus firmus DNA.
TACATGTGTGCCGGTATCCAAGAGGAAAATACCTCCTTCCCTGGTAACAAATCTTATGTGGAGTACCTAATTTACTTAAAGTGTAACAGCAAAATTCTTGTATTAACAGCCGAATATGGGTACCTTTAAAGGTGTCGCAGAAGTTGATGTCCAATTATTAATAAGCAGCGACTGTACTAATATATTCCCATATTTTCCGATTGTTTAACATCAGGAGGATTAAAAAATTGAAAGAAGTTAGCCAAAATACAATTGAATCAACGGATATAAAAGGTTTTCAGGATGATTTGCTCAGCTGGTTCGAAGCCGAGCAAAGGGATTTGCCCTGGAGAAAGGACCAGGATCCGTACAAAGTCTGGGTTTCTGAGATTATGCTTCAGCAGACGAGGGTGGACACCGTAATCCCCTATTTTCACCGTTTTATTAAGCAGTTTCCGACCATCAAGGATCTTTCTGAAGCAGACGAAGAAAAGGTATTAAAAGCCTGGGAGGGTCTGGGCTATTATTCACGGGCAAGAAATCTTCAGGCTGCCGTCAGGGAGGTTCATGAAAAATATGGCGGCAAAGTTCCGGATACGCCAAAAGAGATCTCTTCCTTAAAAGGAGTAGGGCCCTATACTGCAGGGGCCATTCTCAGTATTGCGTACGGGATACCTGAACCCGCCGTGGACGGCAATGTAATGCGTGTCCTTTCGCGCATCCTGTCCATTTGGGAAGATATCGCCAAGCCTTCTTCCAGGAAAATCTTTGAGTCTTCTGTCCGGACATTAATTTCACATGAAAATCCGTCCCATTTCAACCAGGCGCTTATGGAGCTTGGCGCATTAATATGTACACCAACTTCTCCTTCCTGCTTATTATGCCCGGTGAGAGAACATTGTACTGCGTTTTATGAAGGGACTCAGCAGGAGCTGCCCGTAAAAACGAAAACCAAAAAGCAAAAAAATGTGCAATTAGCAGCAGCTGTCCTTATAGATGATCAGGACAAAGTGCTAATACACAAAAGACCCGGCAAAGGCCTGCTTGCTAATCTTTGGGAATTCCCCATGGCAGAGATCAATATTGCTTATGTAAGCGACAAAGAGCAGATGAAGGATGCGTTCAGCACACAATATGGCGCCCATGTGGATATACAGGAAATGACGGGTCAGATCGAACACGTTTTTTCCCATTTAACATGGAACATAAATGTTTATAAAGGAAAATTATTAGAACTTAAAGAGGAAAAAAATGATTTGAAATTAGTCACTCTTGAAGAAATGAAGGAATTTCCTTTTCCGGTTTCCCATCAGAAAATCTGGAAGCAATATTTGAAAAGCTAAGAATAGAAAAAGGGGGGAGTGCCCCCTTTTTCAATAAGGTTAATCGTAGCTTACCCTGGTCCCGTGTGTATAATCGGCTTCCTGTCTTTTCAAGCCGCCGCGGTTTTCTATTTCTTCGACAATCTCCCTATGAATCGTCTGGCCTTCAGCATTTAAATAAGGCATGATCTGCTGAAATGAATGATGGTAAAAAGCAAGCTCGCTGTCCTTCCAGTCCGATTTTGACATCATCGAAAGCTCTGTCATATCACGACCCACAAACATATGCCATCTTCCTTTCCTCAATTGGATTACAGATAGTGTTTTAATTCGAATTGCCATATATACATGGAAAAAGCTAAAATGAATCGGTAAGGTGTTTTGTTTATAAATTCCCTTGATAAAAATCCTTAAACAACAGAAATACATAACAGAAAGGAAATTGAATCATGACACAAAAAGTAGCACTGGTAACAGGAAGCAGCAGAGGAATTGGAAAGGCGACAGCCATCAGGCTTGCCAAAGACGGCTATGACATTGTCATCAATTACGCACGCAGCAAATCAGCTGCAAATGAAACAGCAGCTGAAATTGAGGCGCTCGGCAGAAAAGCCCTGGTTGTAAAAGCAAACGTTGGGGATGTAGAGAAAATTAAAGGACTTTTCGCTGAGATTGACCGTGAATTCGGAAGACTCGATGTGTTTGTCAACAATGCAGCTTCTGGGGTTCTGCGTCCGGTTATGGAACTGGAAGAATCTCATTGGGACTGGACAATGAATATCAACAGCAAAGCCCTGCTTTTCTGCGGTCAGGAAGCTGCAAAGCTAATGGAGAAAAGCGGCGGCGGAAAAATTGTAAGCATCAGCTCGCTGGGATCGATTCGCTACCTGGAAAACTATACGACTGTAGGGGTTTCCAAGGCAGCATTGGAAGCATTGACACGTTACCTGGCTGTTGAACTGGCTCCTAAAAATATCACCGTAAACGCTGTTTCAGGCGGTGCAGTGGATACAGAGGCTTTAAAACATTTCCCTAACCGTGCAGAGCTTCTCGAAGAAGCAAAAACGAAAACACCTGCAGGACGAATGGTTGAAATTGAAGATATGGTGAATACGGTTATGTTTTTGTTAGGTGAGGAATCTAGCATGATCCGCGGCCAGACGATTATTGTGGATGGCGGCATTTCTCTGCTGGTTTAATAAGATATGGATATTTTTGGTTTATAAAAAAGTTGGATAGTTTCCTCCACTCCCGGTTAAATTAATGAGCGTGGAGGTGATTATAATGGCTAAACAACCAAACCAATCTCAAGCTGGAACTAACGTTCAAGAAGTGAGACAACAAAACGCACAATCTGCTGGCCAAGGCCAGTACGGTACTGAATTTGCCAGCGAAACAAATGCTGCTGAAGTAAGACAGCAAAACCAGCAAGCTGAAGCTCGCAAAGGTCAAAATGCAGGCAAACAAAGCTAATAATTACATCTAAAGAAAGAAGCCGCCTTTTAAATGGAAAAGGCGGCTTCTTTTTTTTTGTGTCCCTTCGACAAAACTTCCATAAAGTCAACATAACTAGTCAAAGGGTTAAAAAAAGGGACAGCGAAATTATAGAAATAGGAAAAATAATGGGGACGGTGGAACAAACATGGAGAACTTTAACAGTTTGGTTTCAGAACAGATGAAAACGATGGAAAAGCTTCTTTATCTGCAGAGTGAACTGGAGCGCTGCCAGGAGATTGAAGAGGAATTAAAAGCCATTCAGCAGGAAACAGAGCTTGAAAGTGTACAGTATGAAATTGCCAGAATGAAAGAAGAACTCAAACAAATTCATCGTATATTTGAGGAACAGACCGAAGAGGTCATCCGCTCCTATCAGAAAGTAAATGTAACCGTTTAAAGATAAACTCTCTATAATCTTTCGTTGTCTTCAATACCTATAAAATAAGCTATTATATCCTTTTTTTACAGCCATTGATACATTTCAATGGCTCTTTGTTTTAAAAATTTCCTTTTACCGTTATAATAGTAGAAAACAGGAATCGTACTTTGTTGCCTTTTTCTTTTGGATATTATTGAGTCATGCTGTGCAGTATGCGCTTAGCATGAAGGGGAGGAAGCCTATTAAAGGCGCCAAAAAAGTATTATCAGGTTGCAAAGCTTCCGGAAGGAAAGTAGGGGAAAAGAATGGCGGTACCCATCGAAGGCGAACCAATGCAAATACACAGCTATAAACATAATGGGCATATCCACCGCGTCTGGGAGGAAACAACCGTATTAAAAGGGACACAAAATCTGGTGATTGGCGGCAATGACCGGACAATCGTAACAGAATCTGACGGAAGAACATGGGTGACGAGAGAGCCAGCCATTTGTTATTTTCATTCTCAGCACTGGTTTAATGTGATTGGAATGATTCGGGAAGATGGTGTTTATTATTACTGTAATATTAGTTCACCATTTATTTTTGATGGTGAAGCGTTAAAGTATATTGATTATGATCTCGATATTAAAGTATATCCTGACATGACATTCAATTTGCTTGACGAAGACGAATATGAACGGCACCGTCAGGAAATGAATTATCCCGATGTGATTGACAGCATCCTTAAATCAAATGTGGACAACCTCATCCATTGGATTCGTCAGAGAAAAGGTCCTTTTGCACCCGACTTTATTGATATATGGTATGAACGTTATCTTACTTACAGACGCTAAAAAAGGGCTGAATGCCGAAAAAACGCCTGTTGGACCTTGAGTCAGCAGGTTTTTATTTTTGTCCAGCGCAAGCAGCCTGCCCCCTCGGGGTCACAGCTTGTCGGGGGTGGGCAAGGCGCTTGCGCTTTTCGCCATGAATCTGCATGATTGCCGGGTTTAGGGGTAAGTTTAAGAAAATAACAGGGATTGAGATAGAGAGGGGGAGCGATCCGGTTGGACAGTATAAAAAGATATTTGAAATTCGTTAAGCCGTATCGGCTTCAGATTATCGGAACCATTATCATAGGCATCATTAAATTTGCCATACCGCTACTGATTCCGCTTCTGATTAAGTATGTAATAGATGATATTATTGGCAATGATACATTGAGTCAGGGCGATAAGAACAGCACACTGTTAATGGTTATGGCTGTGATGATTGCTTTATTTGTCATCGCCCGTCCGCCAATTGAGTATTACCGCCAATACTTTGCCCAGTGGGTGGCTAGCAAAATTTTATATGATATCAGGGATAAGCTTTTTACCCACATTCAAAAGTTAAGCTTCCGATTCTATGCAAATACCAGAACAGGGGAAGTGATCTCCAGGGTCATAAATGATGTTGAGCAAACCAAAACATTTGTAGTAACCGGTTTAATGAATTTATGGCTTGATGTGGCAACCATTTTAATTGCAGTTGTCATTATGCTGAATATGGACGTTACGCTGACGATTGTGTCACTGCTGTTATTTCCATTTTATGCTTTCTCAGTTAAGTACTTTTTTGGTAACCTCAGAAAGCTGACAAGGGCCCGTTCACAGGCTCTTGCAGAGGTGCAGGGCTATCTTCATGAACGTGTTCAGGGGATGGCAGTTGTTAAAAGCTTTGCCATTGAGGATTATGAACAGACCCAATTTGATGCGCAAAATAAGAATTTCCTTACAAAAGCGATCGACCATACGAAGTGGAATGCAAAAGCATTTGCAGTAGTTAACACCATTACAGATATTTCACCGCTTTTAGTCATTGGGTATTCAGGATATCAGGTTATCCAGGGAGATATTTCCCTCGGTGTCATGATGGCATTTGTCGCTTATATAGATAGATTGTATGGACCGCTTAGAAGACTTGTTAACTCTTCAACCACCTTAACGCAATCAATCGCATCCATGGACCGGGTATTTGAGTTAATGGATGAGAAATACGATATTGACGATTCACCTGATGCCATTCAATGCCGGGATGTTAAAGGGCATATCCAATTTGAAGAAGTGAGCTTTTCCTACAATGAGAATGAGCCTCCGGTATTAAAGGAAATAAATCTCGATGTATCAGCAGGGGAAACGATTGCCCTTGTAGGGATGAGCGGAGGAGGAAAGTCCTCTCTGGTAGGGCTGATTCCGCGTTTTTACGATGTGAATGAAGGCAGAATTCTGCTTGATGGCACTGATATCCGTTCGTTTAAAGTAAGGAGCCTTCGCGATAAAATCGGGATGGTGCTTCAGGATAATATTTTGTTCAGTGAATCGGTCAAAACTAACATTCTGCTCGGCAAACCCGATGCCACTGAAGAGGAAGTAATTGATGCTGCCAGGGCTGCAAATGCCCACGAATTTATTATGAATTTGCCTGAAGGCTATGATACCAAGGTTGGCGAGCGCGGTGTGAAACTCTCGGGAGGACAGAAGCAGCGAATTGCCATTGCGAGAATCTTTTTGAAAAATCCGCCGATCCTTGTACTGGATGAAGCCACTTCAGCCCTTGATCTGGAGAGTGAACATCTGATACAGGAAGCATTGGAAAAATTGGCTAAAGACCGCACGACTTTTATCGTCGCTCATCGCCTTTCCACCATCACACATGCAGATAGGATAATTCTGATAGAGCATGGTGAAATTTCTGAAGCGGGAAGCCATGACGAATTAATGAAAAGACAAGGCAATTATTACAAGCTTTTTCAAGTTCAGCAGCTTGAAAATTAGGTTTAAAAGCCGGCTCTATTACAGGGCCGGCTTTGTTTGTGTGCTTTTTTATAGCAATGCGTTAAATTACTATAGTGTTAAAATAGCTGCCTGTAAATAACGGTCATTAATCTCCATCTTTTTCATAATTATTAGTAGGATATTACTTTAAAACCATATCTAAAAATATATAATGTTTACTATATTTAAATAATTTAGAAAAATGAGTAGACTTAACCAATCTTTTTTTATAGAATGAAAAAAAGATAGTGACCTAAGGTCCAAAATTGTTAAATATGTCCCATTTCATAGAAACGGACGATCAGGAAAGGAGTATCCGTGTGACTCAAGCTCCAGTTTTAGATGTAAAACAGCTAAGGACATCCTTTTTCTCTTCAGATGGAGAAGTTCCGGCTGTGGATGATATCAGCTTCTCGGTCAACAAGGGTGAAATTCTGGGGATAGTAGGAGAATCAGGCTGCGGGAAGAGTGTTACATCTCTATCCATTATGAAGCTGATTCCACAGCCCCCGGGAAAAATTGTTGGCGGTGAAATTCTTTTAGATGGAGAAGATCTCGTAAAAGCATCAGAAAAAAGAATGCGTGAAATAAGGGGAAATGAAGTGGCTATGATTTTTCAGGAGCCGATGACTTCATTGAATCCGTTATTTACAATAGGAGATCAGCTGACAGAAGGAATCAAATTACATAAGAAGTTAAATAAGAAGGCTGCAATCCAGCAGGCTGTTGAAATGCTTAAGCTTGTTGGCCTGCCTAGGGCAGAGCAGATAGTAAAGGAATATCCCCACCAGCTGTCAGGGGGAATGAGGCAGAGGGTAATGATTGCCATGGCATTGTCCTGCCATCCTCGGCTTCTGATTGCAGATGAGCCAACAACTGCTTTGGACGTGACCATCCAGGCCCAGATATTATCCCTTATGAAGGATCTTAATGAAAAGCTCGACACAGCCATAGTCATGATTACGCATGATCTTGGGGTAGTAGCGGAAGTATGTGAGAGGGTAATTGTCATGTATGCCGGGAAAATAGTGGAGGAAGCTCCTGTAGAAGAGATATTCAAACATCCAAAACATCCTTATACCCAGGGACTTCTGCAATCAGTGCCTGATGTAAGAGAGAAAAAAGAGCGATTATATTCGATTCCGGGAAATGTGCCTAAACCGGGCTCCATCAAGACTGGATGCCGTTTTGCAGCTCGCTGTGAATTTGTCCATGACCGGTGCATGACGGAAAGTCCTCCGCTTTATAATGCCAATGATGCAGAACAGCATACAGTGCGCTGTTTTCTGCATGAGTCTGGGGGTGTCATTGATGACCGAAGTGCTGTTGGAAGTTAATCAGTTAAAGAAATATTTCCCCGTAACAGGCGGCCTGTTTGGAAGAAAACAGGGTGATGTGAAAGCGGTTGATGATATCACCTTTTTCGTTAACAAAGGGGAAACGCTTGGCCTTGTAGGTGAATCTGGCTGCGGCAAATCAACCACAGGAAGAATGCTGATGCGCCTGATTGAACCGACAGAGGGGAAAGTGGTTTTTGAAGGCAAGGATCTGACTTCCCTAAACTCAGCGGAAATGCGCAAGATGAGAAAGGAAATGCAGATGGTATTCCAGGATCCGTTTGCATCGTTAAATCCCCGCCATACTGTTGAGCAGATTTTGGAGGAGCCTCTCATTGTCCACGGCATCGGGAACAAAGAAGAGCGTAAACAGCGGGTAAGAGAGATGCTTGAGGTTGTCGGCCTCAGCAGCTACCATGCCAAACGCTATCCGCACCAATTCAGCGGAGGCCAAAGGCAGAGGATTGGAATCGCAAGAGCATTGATGACCAAGCCTAAGCTGATCATTGCAGATGAACCAGTTTCAGCACTTGATGTATCCATTCAATCACAGGTGCTCAACCTGCTGGAAGATCTTCAAAAAGAATTTCAGCTGACGTATATA
It encodes the following:
- a CDS encoding ABC transporter ATP-binding protein is translated as MTEVLLEVNQLKKYFPVTGGLFGRKQGDVKAVDDITFFVNKGETLGLVGESGCGKSTTGRMLMRLIEPTEGKVVFEGKDLTSLNSAEMRKMRKEMQMVFQDPFASLNPRHTVEQILEEPLIVHGIGNKEERKQRVREMLEVVGLSSYHAKRYPHQFSGGQRQRIGIARALMTKPKLIIADEPVSALDVSIQSQVLNLLEDLQKEFQLTYIFIAHDLGVVKHISDRVGVMYLGRLVEITTSDQLYDKPLHPYTKALLGAVPIPDPTLKKDRELLTGDIPSPQNPPAGCAFHTRCKECMEICKTDRPQLKEIEPGHFAACHLYS
- the fabL gene encoding enoyl-[acyl-carrier-protein] reductase FabL yields the protein MTQKVALVTGSSRGIGKATAIRLAKDGYDIVINYARSKSAANETAAEIEALGRKALVVKANVGDVEKIKGLFAEIDREFGRLDVFVNNAASGVLRPVMELEESHWDWTMNINSKALLFCGQEAAKLMEKSGGGKIVSISSLGSIRYLENYTTVGVSKAALEALTRYLAVELAPKNITVNAVSGGAVDTEALKHFPNRAELLEEAKTKTPAGRMVEIEDMVNTVMFLLGEESSMIRGQTIIVDGGISLLV
- a CDS encoding gamma-type small acid-soluble spore protein, whose translation is MAKQPNQSQAGTNVQEVRQQNAQSAGQGQYGTEFASETNAAEVRQQNQQAEARKGQNAGKQS
- a CDS encoding ABC transporter ATP-binding protein; this translates as MTQAPVLDVKQLRTSFFSSDGEVPAVDDISFSVNKGEILGIVGESGCGKSVTSLSIMKLIPQPPGKIVGGEILLDGEDLVKASEKRMREIRGNEVAMIFQEPMTSLNPLFTIGDQLTEGIKLHKKLNKKAAIQQAVEMLKLVGLPRAEQIVKEYPHQLSGGMRQRVMIAMALSCHPRLLIADEPTTALDVTIQAQILSLMKDLNEKLDTAIVMITHDLGVVAEVCERVIVMYAGKIVEEAPVEEIFKHPKHPYTQGLLQSVPDVREKKERLYSIPGNVPKPGSIKTGCRFAARCEFVHDRCMTESPPLYNANDAEQHTVRCFLHESGGVIDDRSAVGS
- a CDS encoding ABC transporter ATP-binding protein, with amino-acid sequence MDSIKRYLKFVKPYRLQIIGTIIIGIIKFAIPLLIPLLIKYVIDDIIGNDTLSQGDKNSTLLMVMAVMIALFVIARPPIEYYRQYFAQWVASKILYDIRDKLFTHIQKLSFRFYANTRTGEVISRVINDVEQTKTFVVTGLMNLWLDVATILIAVVIMLNMDVTLTIVSLLLFPFYAFSVKYFFGNLRKLTRARSQALAEVQGYLHERVQGMAVVKSFAIEDYEQTQFDAQNKNFLTKAIDHTKWNAKAFAVVNTITDISPLLVIGYSGYQVIQGDISLGVMMAFVAYIDRLYGPLRRLVNSSTTLTQSIASMDRVFELMDEKYDIDDSPDAIQCRDVKGHIQFEEVSFSYNENEPPVLKEINLDVSAGETIALVGMSGGGKSSLVGLIPRFYDVNEGRILLDGTDIRSFKVRSLRDKIGMVLQDNILFSESVKTNILLGKPDATEEEVIDAARAANAHEFIMNLPEGYDTKVGERGVKLSGGQKQRIAIARIFLKNPPILVLDEATSALDLESEHLIQEALEKLAKDRTTFIVAHRLSTITHADRIILIEHGEISEAGSHDELMKRQGNYYKLFQVQQLEN
- the ntdP gene encoding nucleoside tri-diphosphate phosphatase, which translates into the protein MAVPIEGEPMQIHSYKHNGHIHRVWEETTVLKGTQNLVIGGNDRTIVTESDGRTWVTREPAICYFHSQHWFNVIGMIREDGVYYYCNISSPFIFDGEALKYIDYDLDIKVYPDMTFNLLDEDEYERHRQEMNYPDVIDSILKSNVDNLIHWIRQRKGPFAPDFIDIWYERYLTYRR
- a CDS encoding YgaB family protein, translating into MENFNSLVSEQMKTMEKLLYLQSELERCQEIEEELKAIQQETELESVQYEIARMKEELKQIHRIFEEQTEEVIRSYQKVNVTV
- the mutY gene encoding A/G-specific adenine glycosylase, with the protein product MKEVSQNTIESTDIKGFQDDLLSWFEAEQRDLPWRKDQDPYKVWVSEIMLQQTRVDTVIPYFHRFIKQFPTIKDLSEADEEKVLKAWEGLGYYSRARNLQAAVREVHEKYGGKVPDTPKEISSLKGVGPYTAGAILSIAYGIPEPAVDGNVMRVLSRILSIWEDIAKPSSRKIFESSVRTLISHENPSHFNQALMELGALICTPTSPSCLLCPVREHCTAFYEGTQQELPVKTKTKKQKNVQLAAAVLIDDQDKVLIHKRPGKGLLANLWEFPMAEINIAYVSDKEQMKDAFSTQYGAHVDIQEMTGQIEHVFSHLTWNINVYKGKLLELKEEKNDLKLVTLEEMKEFPFPVSHQKIWKQYLKS